A stretch of DNA from Anaerobacillus isosaccharinicus:
TTTATTTCGTCGTTTTGGGAGCAAAAAAGCAATACTAGATGCTGCAGTAGAAAGATACTCTTACACTGTTTCGATGAAGAAAATATTTGAAGAAGAAATCGTCTATGATATTGAACATGATTTAGCGTTAATTGCCAAAACCTATCAAAAATATATGAAGAAAAACCAAAAAATTGTCATGCTTGCTTTTCAAGAACGTCATAATCATCCAGAAATTGCTCATAAAACTGCGGAAAACCCTAAACAATTAAAAGAAAACTTAATGATATATTTAAATAAGATGGTTCAAAAAGGTAAGATTAAAAGTAGTAATATTGAAGCTGTCGCCATGTCTTTTTTATGGATGAACCTCGGATTTTTTATGGCGCAATTCGTAGCAGGAGATCAAGTTTCTCCAATTGGAGAAGACGAGTTTATTAAAAGCAGTTGTACACTCTTTAAATCGGGAATTAATTGACCACCCACTTTTCAATACAAAAATACAAGAAACAGCGGATATGCCATGCAGATCCGCTGTTTTTATATATGATGCAACCATAAGGCAATGAAGACCCCTATTGACGTGACAAATCCAACAGTTGGTCCACCCTCTTTATAAGCCTCAGGCATCATCGTTGATGCAACCATGGCGATAATTGCCCCACCAGCAAAACAACTGACAATTGCTTTAATACTATCTGATGCATCATCTAACAAAGTCGCTCCCGCCAATGCACTTAATGCTGAGAAAAAGACAACCAATGCCCACATAATTAAAATTTT
This window harbors:
- a CDS encoding TetR/AcrR family transcriptional regulator, with the protein product MVENQDALTSTDDKILSAAITLMEKKGYKAATMKDIAEFAGFSDMTLFRRFGSKKAILDAAVERYSYTVSMKKIFEEEIVYDIEHDLALIAKTYQKYMKKNQKIVMLAFQERHNHPEIAHKTAENPKQLKENLMIYLNKMVQKGKIKSSNIEAVAMSFLWMNLGFFMAQFVAGDQVSPIGEDEFIKSSCTLFKSGIN